The genomic DNA GCTGATTGTGACGTGACATCTCGAGAGTTAAATTATATTTACATTCAAACTTTCTTACCTCCCAAGTTTTCTTTGTGTTCCTTCCGTGGATGAAGAAACAGTTGTAAAAGAATTATACACGGCCACGTCTCCAGACGCTTTCGACATTTTTGCATGTGGTGGCCCTGCGCTGCACAAGACTAGATTCTGTAGTTTCTTCCCAACTCCAAGAATGGGTGACTTACCAAGGATCCAAAGGTAacataaaaagttgaaaaaaaatttcttcgTTTTTGATACGTAACGCAAAGTAcgcaaagtgctgaacaaaacTTCTGCTGGCCAGGTTACTAAGTACCTACCAATTATCTCAGTACGCACGGCACTGGTGTGCTGTAGGCTGTAGATAAAGTAAACGCACAAAAACCAAAATACGTAAATATTCTAGAGTTGCAAAGATTGTGTGATTGGCAGTTTACTCTCTCCGGGTTTCGCCTCAGGAGCTGCAACAAGGTGGCTTCACTCTTTGCGTGTCATCGAATGTCCGATTGTCCCCCACTATACCCTGCAGAAGTAAAGATTGTCGATTTCTCggaattcaaaaaaaaaaacgttgcgCCCTGTTGATTTTTGTGATtgcaaaatggcggaagaagACGTAGCAGTTGTAAAGGTTTTCAATTATATTTGTGGACTGGGTGGAGTTGCCTCTTTTTCACAATTGTTACAGCATCCGTCGCCTTTGGCCAAGAAATCCGATGCATCGTTGGTGATTTCGTGGTATGACACTGCGAAAAACTTCGGTTCTTTTGATTCAGGTGTCAACGGGTTGCTTTTAGCCACTGGTGACGATGGAAATGAATTTGGTATTCGAATCAACTTGAAGAAAAGATTATGTGTGAAGTATTCCTCGACAGGATATTGTCATTTAGCGGGCAAATGCCCGTTCTGGCATTTATGCAAGGCGTTTCTTGAGGGAAATTGCAAAGGTAATTTTGGTCATTCACATGACTTTCACGACGACGATAACAAAAGCAAAACCGTTGAGCTTGGAtttgagaagaaaaaaaacgagGCTTTGAAACCCATCATCGCTGGAAGCTTGCCTCAGGTTTGTCATAGTTATCTGAAAAGTGAATGTTGGACTTGGAATTGCCCGCATCTTCACATTTGCCCAAAGGAGGTTTTAGCAACTGAATGTGATCACGAGTGTGGTCTATcgcacgatttttttcttccCCATAACAAGAACATTCTCAGCCATTTCGGTTTCAAGTCTCCACAATCATTTAAGGTAGAGGTGTTGCGGTGCAATATTTTAGTCCCCAAACAACAGAAGGCACTTAAGGACAACCAGAAGCAGCATGAGCTTACCCGAGACATTCGAAGACGCGATCGCGACAGACCAGTAATGGAAAACTTGATCGGGCAGGCAACGCGGAAAAGTGCTACAAATGACCAGACCTTTGCAAAGCAGACACGAGCCAAACCAATTACTTTATCTGGCTTGTTGGAGGAGGCCGCAAAAGCAACAGAAATGTTAACGGCTTCTATGTGCCAAACGGCTACCACCACCGATCCGCTATTAGCAAAAGTCTTGAATTACGTACATGGTAAGGGAGGAGTGGCAACATTATCACAGCTACTTCATCACCCCTCACCTCTCGCAAAAAAGTTTTCGTCCGCAGATGATGCGAAGATCTGGCTCCAAGTTCAAGCACAATCTGACCAAATTCCCAAAATCTGTTTACTGGAAAACGAGGAGAGCGAGATACTCGGTGTGCGTATTTTGTTGAAGAAAAAGTTGTGCTTGTATTATACTTCTAAAGCCTCTTGTAAAAAGCCAACTTGCCAGTTCTGGCATGTATGTAAAGGATATTTGGAGGGAAAATGCTCGGGTGATTGTGGTCTCTCACATGATTTGCATGATGAAGGTAAcataaaaaaagttcaaatgctGGGACTTGAAAAGCATCCTCGTGGAACGATAAAAAACATTGTTGCCAATAGTCTGCCTCAGGTTTGCCTCAGTTACCTAGAAAATGAGTGTTTTTCCACCGGTTGCCCCTATCTCCACATCTGCCGCCTTGCTGCCCAAGGAACACATGAGCTTACGAATGCAGACCCTCATAATATGAAAATTCTTAAGCAGTTTGAGTTGGTGCCTCAACCTTCGAACCTCAATGTAGTTCACTGTAACATTCTGATTCCTAAACAGCAGAGAAGATTTAATGAGGACAAACCCAACGTGGGCTTTGTGTTATCATCCCCTTCACGAACCAGTAACATGAAGTCTGTTTCAGATATTCAGCCGCTTATGTCCTTGCCGTGTGGAGATGAAATGCAAGGCAATATTGAGACAAGCacaaagaagaagaataagaaaGGAGAAAAGAAGTGGCCTAGGaagagaaataaaaagaaaacttgtcaagaTAAACAAATTGGGGGATTAAGAGACTCGTGCACGAATGAAGAGGGACTTGAAGAGAACAGTTCAGATTCAGTTTCTGACAATGAAGATATTGAAAAACCAGATATGTACGCCAGCTCAAAATTTACTGTGGATCGTGATTTGACAGGAAATAAAgattgcaagaacaaagatccCCGTCCAGGAAGGCATGTCTCTGCACCTATTGAAGAAAATCTGATTAGTCTTTCAGATGATGACTGGCAAGGTGTGAATGACCCAACGAATAGcccctttttttcaaactatGAATTACTTTCACAAGTTGATGAGATCTTTTTCGGTGATAGATTTGGAGCCTCGAACGAAGCAGGATCCTTGTCTCAGCAGAGTGGACTTTGCTGGAGCTCTGATCAGACATCACCTGAGCAAGAAAGTGCCTCGGTAAATTCGGTTTTCTGGAGCATTTGCCGAGAATATGATGGTCAGGTTCCATTTTCAGAGATATCTCAACGCCTAGACTTGTTTCCAGTAGAATTCACTGATATTGCTGCTTGGTTTAAGAAGCACCAAAACAAATTTGTGACCATAGAAAACAGAGAAGGCGACATAGAAGAAGTTCGGGCTTTCCACCACAGAGCAAGAATTTGTTTTACCTACTTTCTGTCCAAAAACGGCTGCAAGGATCCAAAATGCTTCCGCTACCATGTCTGTAAGAGCTTTCTTGCAAATGGCGTCTGTCCATTTGGAGAAAAGTGCAGGTTTAGTCATAGTCATAATTTGAAAAGCCCACACAACAAAAGAATCACAAGCCAACTAAAGTTAAAAGATTTGTCGGAGGAGCAGCTTCGTATTCTGATCTCGGCCTCCGTCCCTGAAGTCTGCCATGAATACAATAACGGGTCCTGTCAGAGAGGGTTTCGGTGCTATGGAATACACATCTGCAAGAATCTTGTGATGGGAAAGTGCAGGAAAGGAGAAATGTGTCCATTTGGCCACCAACCAAACCTTGAAAACCCACAGGCTAAATTAGTCCTTGGAAGATACAATCTTAGCAAGGTTCCAGCCCGTGTTGTATTGGGGACATTACTAGTACGTGGAAAAAGACCTCATTTCAAGAAAATGCCAAAGGGTAAGTAGAATAGAATTTTTTTGCTAATAGTTAGACTATTACGCAAACTTCTTTTGATCTTTGGGCGCGCGCTCGCTCTCTAGCCTTTCTTAATCTGAGAACACTGGTTTGATTCTTCAAGGAAGTTGCTGACTTTATCGCTATTACCTAATGTATAAAAGTGCGGAAGCTATCTTTTTGATTGTGATAGAAACCGCTGTCACAACTGCGCTGGAACAGCTTTTTTTCActccaaaaaatattttggcacTGAGTTCACGTTTAAGGTAATTTGCGGAGAAAAACTCCTTACAAGGAgttattttcagaattttaagCCTTCAAATAATCACAGAAATTTTAGCCAtaaaaaattgataaattttTGGGTTCATAGCACTAAGTTGTCCATACATTTTCTCCTTTACAGTGAAAATTTTTAAGTCAACAGCCCTCACAAATGTCAGGGATATCGTGCTCAAATTTTGAGATATTGCCTATCTTGAAATGCACTGTCTAAAGTCAGAGCTACTTTGTAAACGATTTGCTTTTCACAAAATTCTCCTTATTcattggatttcaaaactatgttagcTAAACACCAAATGACCCAAGTTTTaatccttgatttcaaaaagacacttgtttattttacctagaattttcctattttatggtgcgccgttactaactttaaaattttgagagagctggatcaaggagaaaatgaagtcAAAGACTTACAAGTGTAAGAATGCAATGCGCGTGtgcgcggctgaattaatatgcacaGCACGAgcgtttcgggctttcagactttgcttataaaataaactgcatttacacgctgaaatgttaagctagtgagtacacgacgtcacttttcctacaccgtagatccaaccctctgaggtcctcTCGGTTAGTTTTAATCGTGAGTAATGGCGaatcgtgaaatccaaaacttatactcaaagtaaacagcctttggataaaattgaAAGCTCAAATATTTGCCAGTCAGGtaaagcaaacacactttcaaatcatagtagcactttttttaaatcttgaatTAATTGGTTACGCTTCTATTGTTTCCGTTCCATACTGATATCTTACTGAGATTGGGAACATGGGAGAAGTAGTCTACATGAATAACACGTTTAAGGATTGGAGCCAAAAACGAGAATTTTACTAGCATAATGCCAGTTACACATAAGAGCCATTACAGTTGTAACACGTTTTGTCTTTTAGAACGGGCCAAACCAGAGAGGACAAAGGTACCAAGCATTTCGGACATTAGTTGGGAAGCTGTTAGTACACTTGAATCGGAAGTGCTGAAACGTCAACCTCATGAAAGGTAACGCAACTTTTCCTTGGTCTCTTTTCAGACAAACCTTGTTTCCTGCCATAACTCGGGAGCATCTCTGCTTCAACTATAACCGATGATACATACAGCTGTTAGTTTTCAATTAGCATATTGTAAGAGTTTCCTTGTTGCTTTTAATAAACGCATGCAGCCAGACCAAAATTCTTACTGAGGCAATATAAGGGAAAGTTTTTGAACATTTGTCGGACTTCCAGCACCGGAAAAAGGTCATTATTACCAAACACccgatatattttttttgagaTTGTTTGAGAAAGTTTCCCTATTGGcctgataattattttaaatcttttttttttcgcagttCTTTTGACTTGCCGATTCCGTTGGTTCCCGAGTCACCATCTGCAGGTCCAAGTCGTTTTCCACTTCAGTGGACGATAGTTCCTGAAAATGTGGAGTACATTCGCGTTCCTCTCTCGACAGGCTCTGATGAATTTAAGTTAGCCGAGAGCTATTTTCGTCGGTCCATGTCTAACAAGGCAACTATTTTAGGCATTGAAAGAGTTCAGAACCCGTTCATGTGGGAGAAGTATGCCAGGTGAGAAAAGACTTGAatgaaaaaacatttaaaatacatgcatgAGGTGGAACGGGTGAAATGTTCCTCGCTTGACTTGTTTTCAGGTTGATTCTTTCGCCGTCTTAAACTAATGCTTTGTCACAGACTAatgattatttattaatttcctGTCATAGAAACCAGAGAAAGTTCACTCAGGTTTCAAAACAGTAGAGTAATCCTGGAGAAAATGCTTTGTTCACATTTGCAGTGATGAAAGGAGTTATTTTCTTCCAGGGTTCTTGATTTCAGCTGCCACGTTTTAATCTTTTATTTTAGTATATATGTTTTGAAAGATCATCCGGTCCTACGAGG from Montipora capricornis isolate CH-2021 chromosome 2, ASM3666992v2, whole genome shotgun sequence includes the following:
- the LOC138020415 gene encoding uncharacterized protein, which gives rise to MAEEDVAVVKVFNYICGLGGVASFSQLLQHPSPLAKKSDASLVISWYDTAKNFGSFDSGVNGLLLATGDDGNEFGIRINLKKRLCVKYSSTGYCHLAGKCPFWHLCKAFLEGNCKGNFGHSHDFHDDDNKSKTVELGFEKKKNEALKPIIAGSLPQVCHSYLKSECWTWNCPHLHICPKEVLATECDHECGLSHDFFLPHNKNILSHFGFKSPQSFKVEVLRCNILVPKQQKALKDNQKQHELTRDIRRRDRDRPVMENLIGQATRKSATNDQTFAKQTRAKPITLSGLLEEAAKATEMLTASMCQTATTTDPLLAKVLNYVHGKGGVATLSQLLHHPSPLAKKFSSADDAKIWLQVQAQSDQIPKICLLENEESEILGVRILLKKKLCLYYTSKASCKKPTCQFWHVCKGYLEGKCSGDCGLSHDLHDEGNIKKVQMLGLEKHPRGTIKNIVANSLPQVCLSYLENECFSTGCPYLHICRLAAQGTHELTNADPHNMKILKQFELVPQPSNLNVVHCNILIPKQQRRFNEDKPNVGFVLSSPSRTSNMKSVSDIQPLMSLPCGDEMQGNIETSTKKKNKKGEKKWPRKRNKKKTCQDKQIGGLRDSCTNEEGLEENSSDSVSDNEDIEKPDMYASSKFTVDRDLTGNKDCKNKDPRPGRHVSAPIEENLISLSDDDWQGVNDPTNSPFFSNYELLSQVDEIFFGDRFGASNEAGSLSQQSGLCWSSDQTSPEQESASVNSVFWSICREYDGQVPFSEISQRLDLFPVEFTDIAAWFKKHQNKFVTIENREGDIEEVRAFHHRARICFTYFLSKNGCKDPKCFRYHVCKSFLANGVCPFGEKCRFSHSHNLKSPHNKRITSQLKLKDLSEEQLRILISASVPEVCHEYNNGSCQRGFRCYGIHICKNLVMGKCRKGEMCPFGHQPNLENPQAKLVLGRYNLSKVPARVVLGTLLVRGKRPHFKKMPKERAKPERTKVPSISDISWEAVSTLESEVLKRQPHESSFDLPIPLVPESPSAGPSRFPLQWTIVPENVEYIRVPLSTGSDEFKLAESYFRRSMSNKATILGIERVQNPFMWEKYARKKEQLEKRSSRLENSPLNEKLLFHGTDWQNVPSVCEENIDWRAQDEDRVAAFGQGAYFTTEAILGNTYCKQNPEGVRYMFLAEVLVGSSAKGEPSMKRPPQKSDAASNERNDSCVDNMDLPSLYVLFDSDQYYPTYMIQYKMKSKVVC